One segment of Strix aluco isolate bStrAlu1 chromosome 4, bStrAlu1.hap1, whole genome shotgun sequence DNA contains the following:
- the LOC141922160 gene encoding cytosolic phospholipase A2 epsilon-like, whose translation MGYTTSLKKVWNENQETASQTDCYVSLSLPTASPETVRTKTVKNCKDPVWNETFFFRIQSQVKNILELKVYDENAITKDDLLFTVLFDVAKIQLGETVHLTFQLNPKTQEMLEVEFASESIPVPPEKLVTNGVLVLKPGTSSECQGLSLISLTHTGWTFFQTPGTQSREISCLEVLVDNRRMKKEPSEKDFLFSVKGSYEESQTLSLGSSQQPVEPLNFHYIKYSLSELCVALAEKKPHFSLCTSGEEKKDCHASLTIPLDSLPFKEKVAVAKDETINLNVKSNDWSRNLDVRLEFDLCTEEKNFLQKRRKFVASALKKALHLERDLQDHEVPVVAVMTTGGGTRALTSLLGNLLGLQKLDLLDAVSYITGSSGSTWTLSHLYQSADWSHKDLSRPIGEVRRHMTKCKLSCFSLESLKYYDKELKLRKQEGYQISSVDFWGLLLEKALSDGKNNHRLSDERQALGQGQNPLPIYMILNIKEDYSLSEFKEWVEFTPYEVGFLKYGAFIRAEDFGSEFFMGRLMKKLPESRICFMKGLWSNVFSYNLLDAWHSSDPTKRRSLRCTQHRTVDVEGDEPSPPARSHELETYLVTPECGIMGIIRQVLTERVMVSKFYNFLKGFQVHNEYLQSKSFCIWKDTVLENFPNQLTEAAKFMCLADTAGYIDISYPPLMRPERKVDVVLHLNYSSGSQTSPLEEASKYFLKQGIPFPKIHLSEEEKNNLKECYIFEDPETPEAPTVVFFPLVNDTFRKYKEPGVERSTAEMAQGNVDVSSVFSPYCLNSFTYTEEEFDKLVELTSYNIQNNKHLILQALNSAIEQKRQHKK comes from the exons ATGGGTTACACCACAAGTTTAAAGAAAGTGTGGAATGAGAACCAAGAGACCG CTAGTCAAACTGATTGCTATGTAAGCCTGTCCTTGCCCACTGCTTCCCCTGAGACTGTCCGGACCAAAACTGTGAAGAACTGCAAAGATCCAGTGtggaatgaaacatttttcttcaggatCCAGAGCCAAGTAAAA AATATTCTTGAGCTGAAAGTCTATGATGAAAATGCAATCACTAAAGATGACCTCCTCTTCACCGTCCTCTTTGATGTTGCTAAAATCCAGCTTGGAGAAACCGTTCACTTGACTTTTCAGCTAAATCCAAAG ACACAAGAGATGCTGGAGGTTGAGTTTGCATCAGAGAGCAT tCCAGTACCTCCTGAAAAGCTTGTCACTAATGGTGTATTAGTg ctgaaaccAGGCACATCTTCAGAGTGCCAAGGTCTTTCTCTTATCAGCCTAACACACACAGGGTGGACATTTTTCCAGACCCCAGGGACCCAG TCTCGTGAAATTTCCTGCTTGGAAGTCCTGGTGGACAATAGACGGATGAAGAAAGAACCTTCAG aaaaagactTCTTGTTTTCAGTGAAGGGATCCTACGAAGAGAGCCAgaccctgtcactgggctcttccCAGCAACCCGTGGAGCCCCTGAACTTCCATTACATCAAGTACAGCCTGTCAGAGCTGTGTGTGGCTCTGGCAGAGAAGAAGCCTCATTTCTCCTTG tgtactTCAGGTGAAGAGAAAAAAGACTGCCATGCGTCCCTCACTATTCCTCTGGATTCACTGCCCTTTAAGGAGAAAGTAGCAGTAGCAAAG gATGAAACAATCAATTTAAATGTGAAGTCAAATGACTG GTCAAGAAACTTAGATGTTCGCTTGGAGTTTGATCTGTgtacagaggagaaaaatttcCTACAGAAACGGAGGAAGTTTGTggcttctgctctgaaaaaagCACTTCATTTAGAGCGAGACCTTCAAGACCATGAG GTACCCGTTGTAGCAGTCATGACAACAGGAGGTGGCACCCGGGCACTGACATCTCTGTTAGGCAACCTGCTGGGTCTTCAGAAGCTGGATCTCTTAGATGCTGTTTCATACATCACTGGGTCATCTGGTTCAACATG gaCCTTGTCACATTTGTATCAGAGTGCTGACTGGTCACACAAGGATCTGTCCAGACCAATTGGTGAAGTCCGCAGACACATGACCAAGTGCAAGTTAAGCTGCTTTTCACTGGAGAGCTTGAAGTACTATGACAAGGAGCTAAAACTGCGGAAGCAAGAGGGATACCAGATCTCTAGTGTTGATTTCTGGGGGCTTCTGCTGGAAAAAGCATTGAGTGATGGG AAAAACAACCACAGACTCTCAGATGAGCGACAGGCTTTGGGTCAGGGTCAGAATCCCCTACCTATCTACATGATCCTCAACATCAAGGAAGACTACAGCCTTTCTGAGTTCAAAG AATGGGTGGAGTTCACCCCTTATGAGGTCGGATTCTTAAAATACGGCGCCTTCATTCGTGCAGAGGATTTTGGCAGTGAGTTCTTCATGGGTCGCCTGATGAAGAAGCTTCCTGAATCCCGCATCTGTTTCATGAAAG GCCTGTGGAGCAATGTCTTTTCCTACAACCTGCTGGATGCCTGGCATTCGTCGGACCCAACAAAAAGGCGCTCACTGAGGTGTACCCAACACAGGACTGTTGATGTTG AAGGAGATGAGCCTTCCCCACCAGCCAGGAGCCATGAGTTGGAGACTTACTTGGTCACCCCTGAATGTGGCATCATGGGCATCATTCGTCAGGTCCTGACTGAGCGGGTGATGGTTTCAAAGTTCTACAACTTCCTGAAGGGGTTCCAGGTGCACAATGAATACCTCCAGAGCAAAAGCTTCTGTATATGGAAAG atACTGTACTAGAGAATTTCCCCAACCAACTGACAGAAGCAGCAAAGTTCATGTGCCTGGCAGACACAGCAGGATATATCGATATCAGCTACCCACCGCTCATGAGGCCAGAGAGGAAAGTGGATGTTGTTCTACACTTAAACTATTCTTCTGGATCACAGACATCG CCTTTGGAGGAAGCCTCCAAGTACTTCCTAAAGCAGGGAATCCCATTTCCCAAAATCCACctgagtgaagaagaaaagaataatttgaagGAGTGCTACATCTTCGAAGACCCAGAGACCCCAGAGGCACCGACAGTGGTGTTTTTCCCGCTGGTGAATGACACCTTCAGAAAATACAAAGAGCCTG GTGTGGAGCGCAGCACTGCTGAGATGGCTCAGGGAAATGTGGATGTTTCGAGTGTTTTTTCCCCATACTGCTTAAACAGCTTTACCTATACAGAGGAGGAGTTTGACAAGCTGGTAGAACTGACCAGCTACAACATTCAGAACAACAAACATCTGATCCTTCAGGCTTTGAATTCAGCCATAGAGCAGAAACGACAGCACAAAAAATAA